aacaatTCTTAGGGTTGTTATTTGGTTTTATTGTTTCCCCTCTTAATGagcacaatatttttcatatttgaaaatttttataattaagaaGTTTATTTAATGAGTTCTGGAATTGAGAGTACTGTGCCTCTTAATACTTGATTCCTAATAGCTTATAATAAGATAAGAGCGCTGTCATACTACTGGCATACATGAATTCTCTCTTGTCCAAAATAATCCGTATGATGTTCATGTTAAGGATGTTGTTTTCctttatgaaaaatttaaaatcctTAAGAAATTCTCTTCCTATAATATGTTCGGTTTGTGGTTTGCTTCCAGATGTTGGTGCTTCCACTAATAAATCCATTGGTTGGAGAGAAGGTGATATTGTGCATAGGAATACTTGCATCAATAGCTTATGTAAGTCGcttataatttttacttttaatacCCCTAGCacaaattacaaaagaaaagaaaaactaatggtTCTTTTTGCTGTGCAGGCATTATTCAATGGCCTTGCATGGGCGCCATGGGTATGTACACACTTGATGAATGTTTTATTTAACTCTATTCTAAAGGAAAAATTTCTGACACAGAAACACTTGAGCagaatcttttatttatttgatttttctttaggctattttgaattttatggtTTCTATTCCTCCTTTAGGAGTTATAAAATCAATCATGTGTTAATCAAGACTTTGtgaaagtaaaaactaaaattttcctaggtctttttatttttttcaactgtGGATACATTTCTCAGTCAGTAACAATGTAACATTGCCACAATGCAGGTACCATTCATGGCTGCCACATTTAAAGTGTTAGTTGTCCTTGTAAGACCTGCTGTAAGTATTGGAATCATCAattctttcataaaataatattcaatGTGGTTATTCAGTTCACCTTTAATTCTAATGGTCTTTCAATTTTTCCCGTCAAATTACATGCAGACTTATGCCATTATTTCAAGAGCATCGAGCTCAAACGATCAGGTTTGAAAAATACCTATGATCCCATTACCTACAGTTCTGCATTTCATAGTTCTTGATATTCTTTCTGGAAAATTATgatttccaccaaaaaaaaaaaaacttctgcTCTTACTACCAATATAAAGAAAGACCTAGTTTCTGTATTCTCGGTATTGTCATATGTAGAGTGAGGCTGCTAAATTAAATAACGTTGTTTGAGGAAAGCTAATGCTATCATCTCATGTGTCACACTACTCATCTAGACTTGGATGTTTTCTACTTCTTTAGATTGAACTTTGAACTCAGTTGGGAAAAATCAGGTAGATTCATCATCATGTGTTCAGTACAAATCAGATCAGCATGACATAGTAGTGAGTTTTGAGTTTAAAGTGGCGGCTTTCTTGGCAAATTGGTccaattatttttctctttcgaTTATTTATGTATAGATATCGAATGAAATTGCTGCATTCGCTTGATTGATAGAGAATTTCAGGAGTACGctaaacgaaaaaaaaaatcaaagtagaTATGGGGTTCTCCCAtatcaaaataacttgctcTGTGTTGAGTTACTTCTTGAgctaaataaattacaaagcACTTGAACTGTGGTCACTCCATTGACATGCATGCTTAATTGTTTGTGCAGGGAAAAGCACAAGGATTTGTGGCTGGTGTGGAATCATTATCAAGTTTGTTATCACCACTTGTAATGAGTCCATTGACTTGTGAGTGGACTAACTCATCTTTTATTTAGTTGAGTGTTAGAATCAATTCATATGTATTGCTAACAAGTTAAATTGTTGTTTCCGCATGGTTCTTATCTAGCAGTGCTCCTTTCAACTGCAAAGGTTTCAGTATTATATGCGCATCTATATGCATGGTAAGCACAtacgccccccccccccttctctctctctctctcttaactaACTCTGAATCTTAATCTCCTCAGATGATTTCTTTATGTTTTGCTTGCCTGCTTGAACCTGGGGCACCTTCAAGCAATAATTCAGAGGATGACATTGAATCACCATTGCTAAGTGAGAGTTGATTGTTTGTCTCGAGCTTATATAAATATTTGGGGTCCCTTGCATATAGTAATGTTGTAATTGTATTAGAGCAAACAAGCTTCCAATGTGTTTATCCTTCAGAAACTTCTCTTAAACTTTATACACCATAGTAGTGACTTATCACTTATGTATGAAGAAATTTTCCAAGAATCTTGTAGTTATATTTCAATTGACATCTTCAAGTGTTTTCTACTAAGACATCAAAAGTTTAAAGCATCTCTCTACGAACTATCAAaattattaaccaaaaaaaataaaagatgtaagTAGAAATTTGGGTTATAATGTCATGGAATGGCTATGGTTTTCAAATTTAACATTCAAATATTATGGTTTAATATGCTCAAGCCTCAAATCTCAATTAAGTTAAAATTAGTTTGATTCTGATTCACgtttaaaatttttccaaatttagaaaatcaaaaacccaaaaaaaaaaaaaaaaatgtttgaaccCGAAATTGAATCGACCCAAACACCAACCCGCCCGTAACCCGTTTGCCCTTTCAGTCTTTCACGGACACTATTCTAATTTCTAAGCGCCCAAAAAATATCAGAAACACAACACAAACAGATGAGATAAACTGATAGCAGATTGGCATAGTTGAGACTTTGAGAGAGCTTATAGTTTGCCATGAAACCTTAAAAAAGCAGCCATGGAACAAGCTCTCTCTTCCTCAACCATAATCTCTACAACACAAATATTTCCACTCAAACCTCTCAAAACCCATCTCCAAACTCCAACCATAAACCTCAAATTCTCCATTTCTCCAAAGAAAAACAACCACCttcatctttcttctttttcttcttcttgtctaTGTTTCTCTAATAAAGCAAGTGCCACTTCAACGACAACACCACCAGCATTAACTTCCACTCCCAGTAGTGACAACCACCATTGGATGGTGCTCATGGAGGCTCCtccacaaggggtcaattccaAACCACAAGTTATTGAATTCTATGTTAAGACATTGGAAAGAGTTTTAGGCAGGTGGGTATGTttcaaaatattctttttttgtcaTGTTGCAAATGTTTCTTAGCTTTTGGTCTGAAATCCTGCTTTGGTTGTGATTTTTTGAACAACAGTGAGAAGGATGCTCAGATGTGTATATATGATGCTTCTTGGGATACCCACTTCGGCTTTTGCTGTGACATTGATGAAGAAACCTCCCGTGAACTTGCCGGTAAGTTTCTATAGCAGAAAAAGTCTGAGTCATCTGATGTACTTCAATTCTGTACCATACTTTGCTTTCATGTTTGTGGAGAAACTAAAATTGTGAGAGGCACTTTCATAGTTTCATTAATATTGATGCGTAATGAATATGTTTTAGGACTACCCGGCGTTTTATCAGTTAGGCCTGACCCAGATTATAGTTCTGTGAAAAAGGATTATAGTTTTTCAAGTATTCAATCCAGTTATCTGTCAAGCTCACAAATTGGAAGTAATCTGTTGTTTCCCGTGGGGAGTACCAAACACTGGCTTGCTCGAATGGACAAACCAGGGATTGGAGTTGTTACAAAGGCTCAAATGGTTGATTGTTATGCTCAAATACTGACCAAGGTTTTGGGGAAGTAAGTAAATAACATTTGAGCTTGTTATTATGTTTCTGTTCCATTTTATTGTAACGTTTCTAACAGTGCATCAATGCAATATTCTTCCTTTGATTGCTTTATTTCTCTTCACCCTGAAAGTGGAATAATACTTTTTGTAGTGAGAAAGACGCACAAATGTGTATTTATCATGTTTCTTGGCAGTCCAACTTTGGGTTCTGTTGTGAACTTGATGATGAATGTGCACGGGAACTAGCTGGTTAGTATTTGCATTTGGTTTCTCTTTGCCACAGTTGTGATATGTATTTTGCAGCTTGAAGACAAATGCTTCCATATGGTGTAGGTGTACCAGGTGTATTATCTGTTCAGCTAGATAAGAATTTTGAGTCAGAGAATAAGGATTATGGAGGTTTGTACGTTTCAAATAATAtctttgtgtgtttttttaatgtttgatcAGATAAAACATGCTCCACATCTTTTCTACCTTGCAACTTCGCTTCTCTTCAAGCATTGTAATCAGTGATATCTTGATCTCAGAGATATattgcaaattattaactttgaCTGTttcgttctttcttttcttcttttaataatttctatttgaaaGGCCTGTGTGTCAAAAAAGTATATAGCAGCAGCACCATGTAACTTATGCTAGTATATTTGTGTCGGTGTCATAACAAATACATGTTTTAGAGATTCTAATACTTAATCAACCAATATGTTTATGTGATTTCACTGTATGAGATGATCTCTCAAGTAATTTAGTTATGTAAATAAAGCAATTAACTTTAGACGTTTTATTAATTTGAGCTGGATTTTAGTGGAGGGGTAAATTCTATGTCATTGTAGATGGCCAGTCTTTGAAGCAGCTAAAGGAAAGTTCTATAGTCCAGTAGCAGCCATGTGTCTTTTCCTCGAAAGTGGAAGACTTTGTATTGAGTAGAAAAATAGGCTTTATAGTGGCTGCAGTTCTTTGTGGCAGAGATGAGTCTTTTCCTTGGTTAGAATCATGCATTGGGCTTGGGAACACTTTGTAGTGTATAGCGGTTGTGATTCTAGAGTTTGTGGCAGAGCATGCCTTTGCAACAGAAAGCACACAATGTCAATTAATGACTTATAAAAGTGGACAGCGTTTGATACTGACTGTGAAGGTTGCTAAGTGAGCTTTAGCACAAGGGAAAGCTCAAGGAAGTAATTCCTGATCATATTTTATTGTCAAGCTCAATGAGAATGTTGCTGATGGAATTGGACATTCAAAGGGAAGTATTAAGTCAATTATATTGAGTCATGTAGTAATTAGTAGAATTGTACAATATATGAAGTATTAACTATAGCCATGAGAAGTATACCCATGAAACTTTAACCATATGGCTTACAGAAGGTTTAACAAAATGAGCAGATTAGGAAAGTATCTGATGCTGGGGTAAGAAAGAGGTAAGTATAACCAATCTCGTCACAAAATCTGTTGTGCAAAGTTGCTAGAAGTCTTGAGCGAGGAGAAATGAATCAGATGcattgagaaagagagattcCCAATGTATCTATGTGAGGGGTGAGACTGAAAAAGGTAGGGTCCAACTTATTATATTCTTAAGTGGAATTCATCCAACTGGTTGGAGTTTAGGTGCAGGTGATAACTTTAAATGGGTAGAAGAACAAATGCTACTGAGGAAAGTAAATTGCTTACTCCTTGTtcttggaaaattattttggaaagcCATGGGAAAAGAAATTATATTCCATAGACCCCAAAAAGTGATGTTTAACGTTATAGTGACATGTATGGTGGTGCATTTCTCAAATACTTGCTATTAAATTTGATAACAACTAGTTTATGTCAGAAAATGGCGTCAGGTCTGGTTCTTGTGTATTGATTAAGGCTCATCTTTAAATTGAAGTTCATGTATAAAAGGTGGTTTTGGAATATATTTTACAACATGCATGAAGTTTTAAGAAAAGGGGGGGTAAGGCTGCCTACCTACCATGACCTCTCCTAGACTACGCAACAGTGGGAGCTTTGTGCAGCCTCTCCTAGACTCCGTAAAATTGGGAGCTTTGTGCACTGGGTACGACCATGAAGTTTTAAGAAACTCTGTTGCTGGTTGCTCAAGCAAATGAGGAGGAGGTATGCAATGCTGAAATTGGTGAAGATATtacaataacataataaaattgttgtaCCTAGTGCCAAAAACTCCTACTTTTGTGGGATTTGGGAGAGGTGATTGGTAGGTAATCTTAGTGCCTTACACCCAATTTTATTATGGAATGCCTGATTCCTAGACTCAAATCTGCAACTTGTCAGTTTGGGTGGAACGCACTTGCTATCGTACTAAGGCCCAACCTCtctgttaaattaccgattctcccaaaagcttaaactattaggaaatggtgaatttaatcacttaatcataattctaacactctcTTTAAATAGCATAATAATTAacaatagattttttaattcttaatcGAATTGCTCTGAAACATGCCTTAGCCAAGATGGGTTACTGGCTAGTTCAACTTGGTTAATGATGATCAGATGATGTAAGTGAGACTGTCAAGATGATTTGGTTGTGTGAGACAGAAATCTTCAATGGTTAATGTGAGGTATATTTGGTGCTAGTTAAGGTCTGTATGAGGGAGTGACTGATATCAGCCACcccaacaaaagcaaaaatatataatttattgaaaGCCTGTATTTTGTGCTTTGTGATAATATACTGATCTTTATCGGTGGACAATGCTTGAGGGTAGGTATTTAGGTGATATCACACTCTAAGCAGTCccatttaatataatatttttcattacatGATTAAGAAATTTTCTAGTATAACCCGtcaaacatcattttttttgttttcatttttacaaattttgaatattttggaatttctaaaaaaaacctCATACGGTGTGATGGACTCCGGTTCTATCAAGTGCTATACGAACAGTAGGCGAAACAATCTACTTTGAGGCTGGCCAGCCTCCTAAAATAAGAGTGAGGGGGTGGGGAGACATTTGAGTCAGAATTATTCTGAGATTCCTTTATCGAATACAAAACCTACATAAATAGCCAACACCTCTCCTAACTCATTGAAAAGACTAATAGGAATGATAACCAATCTATTTTCTATGTTGTCTCCCGAGTCCAAGGAACTATTCTTCATTATTATTTGATAAAACCACAGcaaaatttgttataataaatttaatctaTCTAATCTATTTCGGTATCAAACATGCAAAACTTGCAGCCAACCTTGTGACATTACTTGCTGCCTGGCTAATATCAGTGTTTTCACCTGTTCTGATACATTCACCAGTGAGGTGAACATACCAAGCACATTaggttatattttttgttaaggaCCTAGTCCTATAGAAACCATTAAATTTTTCAGTTTAGGATTTTAATGACATGTTATCACCTAGTGTAAACAGCTGGTTAGAGGATTGGTCGAGTATTTGATAGAATTTGACTGCTTGCAGAATAGACATTATCTGTTAACTATTAGAGTAAAATTCTGAAACCTTCCTCAATAGAGCGATTGATTGATGCCATGTTTACCAAGTGCTAGAGTacttgtttatttatgtttttatcaTGCTTCTGTCAGTTAGCTTAagcatgttttattattatggaTAGAAAATCTTCTAATGTGAAGTGGAATATGTCAGTActcttcaagtttttttttttttttttaataagtcttactcttcaatttttttttggataaggcTTACTCTTCAATGTTTTCTCAGTGGAAAATATGCAAATGATGATTTAATAACTGGATTACTATTGTTGTTATATGGGGTTAGAATAAACTACTGAAATTATTAAtcttgatttgtttttaataagaGGCCAATTCCCAATGAATCATTTCAATGTCTTTCAGATTATATCTTTAGTTTACCATTGCAACAATTCTTTCCATTGTAGAGTAAACAAGCTGTATTTTCAGGTAATAATCTACAGAGTTCCACAGATCTGCCAGATCCTTCAGAAGCAAGTCAAACAACCcctataaaaacaaagaaactatTCGTTACAGGTATGTTGCAAGACTGTGAGTTTGAATTCTTTGCTtgtaaatttcatattttcGAAGACTACTTTTAAGAAATAATTCAAGATTCTTATTTATGAAATGTGCATGCTTGTTCTACTATAATGGTTGTCTAATATGCTTTTTTGAGTTTTACCTGATTAACATTTGGTTCTATTTAGTCTTTGGAGATTCCCTGGACCTTGCCATGGTGTCCTCTTATGAGATCATAATGTATTACCTGTAGTTTCCATTCTGAAATCCAAAAGTTTTCTGGTCCAGCAACTTTATTActccctctttttttattcacaaataACAGTGATTTACAATCTTGATTTAAAAACAGGGTTGTCATTTTACACATCTGAGAAAACCTTACGTGCTGCATTTGAAGGCTTTGGTGAGCTTGTTGAAGGTATGTTTGCATTTCCATGCTCATAAATGACGTGTTTCATTAGTAAGGTTATACCCGTGCTGATGCACTGCTTCCTCAACAGTCAAGATTATAATggacaaaatttccaaaaggtCCAAAGGTTATGCATTTATAGAGTACACTACAGAGGAGGCTGCTAGTGCAGCACTCAAAGAGATGAATGGCAAGGTAAGTTTTCTTCCATTACGAATcttccttgtatttttcttgtgtgttgggaaatttagaccctgattgatagaattaataagttttaaacccaagttattaattagatttatgTGAATAAgcttattaaaacaaacaaacatcaatatcatgtcaaaatcatgcagcggaaaaaataaataagacaatatatgataacccaggaaaacaaatgaaacaatctagtttcacagtaaaaaaaccTAGGAGGAAACTTTCTCGAAAAGAAATtaactatagtaaagagaagtttcagatctagtacaaaatttttgtccctaaactctacaatccccatagatgaacttacagcagaaactTTCTACCGCTTTaaaacctctgaactcttcaatatatgaacgccaacCTTTTTGTTGCATGGAttccagtacatgactaactcctttacacaaatcccagtacgtgattcactcaccaacttgaggaagaagaatgttggctgcaaagttcttcacttcattaacaatgtagatcaagaagcacttggttataAAATCCTAAGGCGCAAAGTCGCAATAgctttttttaaagagaataaggcatcggtcaccttttacatatgttctccttgtattctttTATGTGACGGCTTCtaaaataaaccttatatatgtcttggattgtgagaaaaaaaacctTACATATATATGTCAGCATGGGctgaaaatcatatttgaaattCTGAATTCCtgtaacctcgatagatagtatCTGTCAAGCCttattaaacctcgatagatagctatttgtcgagaagctgtcgagctatttgtcgagaagctgtcgagctatttgtccagctttaatgaacagctttcttcacttgtttcttggtccaatttttatggctttaatactagacttgaacaacatgttttttgaaatattaaacacattctagatctacccaaatacaagaaaattgcattttgtcaaaggattagccaattacataaaatagtaatatatgcttctaacaagtgaatcacatatgtcctaacattgtGCTTAATGTTCAAGCGCAGTTTTGTTTCCCTTAAGCTTTGGTTCATAATTGTAGATAAAACAAATATAACTCTTTGAGTAAGAGAAAGGGTAATCTCTCTATTTTGTTCTTGGTTCTTGCAGATTATTAATGGCTGGATGATAGTTGTTGATGTTGCCAAGACTAATCCACCAAGATACAGCAGGGGTCGCCCCAAATAGGAATTTTGACAAGAGAACGATTATTGATCCACTGTCTTCAAGGTCAAGCAAGATATTCAGGCTACTGCTCTCAAGGTGTCGGACTATTCTCATACTACCACCTAAATTTTGTTCGATTAGTACCTGCAAGAGGCAAGAGCCTTTATCAGCTCCAGATCTTCAACTGAAGCACTAGTCGTTCACATTGAGTTTTTAGTCATTAATATATTATGTGCgcctctgtgtgtgtgtgtatatatatatatatatatgtagtctGTGAACGTCTATTATGTTGCATGCTCTTTGAAGGGAGAAATGAAATGCTCTATACTCAAAAGTTTCATGTCAGCATTATATGATGCatttgttatctttttctttggtACATTAAATACTATAATTTTGAAGACATTACTTACATGTAGCCTATTCAATTAttcaatatataatttagtttGATTTTTACTAAAGCATtgaagtaaatatttttttaatccttgCGACATTGAAGTTTGGAGAGATGACATTCCACCCCAGAATTGAagggaaaaatatttaaaaacatagataattaaaaaataggGGTAATTTTACTCCATTTCCTTGAGTTTGGGGAGATGACACTCCACCccaaacttgaaaagaaaaaacacttccccttttcacatccatttgatcaaattttattaaattaatattaaaaatgttgtgtacTAACTCATCCTTTGCTTAAGGCCATGTCTCCAAAATTATCCTccatttaaaaactaaaattctttgttttaaagtttataaaattttaagtatgacttctgcttttttttttttttttttttaatggattatgGAGAGATTTGTCATTGCAGATGTTTTGGTACTTGATAAatattgcatttttattttaaatttaccaattatattttttactaaccatgcttaaacttttgtaaaaaaattcttatgaaaatttaaaatattttgttactaatataaataaaattgagtgttaatttcttCAAACTTGAAGGGAAGAGAGTGTTGTGCGAGCAAGTAATCTAAGGACATTCTAAGGCCCATGGGCCTTGCTTGAGGATGATGAAAGGTCCATTCATGCGTCAACTCAAGTTTGACATGTGGGTTAAGACTGAAGAGGGAAGACGTTAAAACCACTCAGGTTCGGATTAAACTTAGAATAAGAGGTCCGAGGAGGAGGCAAGCAAGACCATCGTCCGAGGAACCCGAGAAGCAAATGCACCTTGGGAGTACCTTACTCAGTTCCCTACTCCAGAAAGTAAAGCACGATGGAGGGCACCAGAGTCATGCAAGCAACGAAAAAGGGAAATATCTGGGAAGGTGGCCATTACTTCTACATTCAATGCTCTGCACCAACTGAGCTGGCCACATTTATGAGGAAAAGACACCTGAACAGTGACTGCACAGCTCACAACTCTCTTTACCTCCTCCAAATTGgtcttgatgggacaagcatcccaGTGATTCCCCTTAGAC
This genomic stretch from Quercus robur chromosome 4, dhQueRobu3.1, whole genome shotgun sequence harbors:
- the LOC126722700 gene encoding organelle RRM domain-containing protein 1, chloroplastic-like — translated: MEQALSSSTIISTTQIFPLKPLKTHLQTPTINLKFSISPKKNNHLHLSSFSSSCLCFSNKASATSTTTPPALTSTPSSDNHHWMVLMEAPPQGVNSKPQVIEFYVKTLERVLGSEKDAQMCIYDASWDTHFGFCCDIDEETSRELAGLPGVLSVRPDPDYSSVKKDYSFSSIQSSYLSSSQIGSNLLFPVGSTKHWLARMDKPGIGVVTKAQMVDCYAQILTKVLGNEKDAQMCIYHVSWQSNFGFCCELDDECARELAGVPGVLSVQLDKNFESENKDYGGNNLQSSTDLPDPSEASQTTPIKTKKLFVTGLSFYTSEKTLRAAFEGFGELVEVKIIMDKISKRSKGYAFIEYTTEEAASAALKEMNGKIINGWMIVVDVAKTNPPRYSRGRPK